AATCCAAATTCCCCATGGTCGGAGCCTCTCGCACCAAATTCGAACTCAACCCTAGCCTAGTGACGAACCTAATCTCATCGGTGTATAGCTTATTGAACACATCAAAGTAAACCTAGTaaaatccctttctcttatcgAAGTAGTCGGAATAAATGGTGTTGGAGAAAAAGGAGAAAAGGTCTGGGATTACCAAGTCGGGGACAGAGTTGGCCAAGTTGGGACAGGTTCGGAAAACttaaatgagaagaagaagaagaacagggGGGAAGGAGAAGATCAGTAAAGAAatggaagagaagagagaagagagatgagagatgagagagaaaagaaaagaaaaattaaatacatgttttttttcatttttttattttaaaatctatttttaattatttaaaaaattcattaattCAAAAATTTGAGGGTATTtttggcatattaaaaaattatttgaccaaaattggacTCAAGGTATCATTTTgtttcattttacaaaacacaaaatctattttttcatttaacaaaacataaagagtGATCGAATATTCAGGCAAAACACATTGCGAAACTAGTATTTTCCCTTTAAAAAAAAACCTATGTTTGCTTCATTTTACTTCAATACAAACTAAAGCAATATAATtcctctttttttatatataaacttTCATTACTAAGCTAGTTGTTATATTCAATCTATCATTTTTTGTAAAGTTAAGTTACAAAAATGTTTAActaaatttacaaattatttctataaatattagttaaaaattgtatttttttaatcACGAAAATAGTTCTTTAAATCATTGTTGCAAAAATGTACTTTTTTAGTTATCAATCAGTGtataaatattgtttataaaaatGCCCTTTTGTtagtgttttttttcttttttgcaaATATTGGTTACGTAGATATTGTAtttctatatttttgtaaaaaaaaatatatttccaTAAATACTTTTCTCAAccgtatttttcaattttttttttatataaattgcatgtatttttttaaaaaaagttccTAATATAAAGTGCAATGGCATTTTATAAATCTGACCTGATAATAAAATTAAAGCCTGAATTTGAATTTGACTTGAAATGGTATTAAAGTTTCGGATTTGGATTCCAATATGAAAGGTTAGGGTTTAGGTTTgagtttgaatttgaatttagttttgtattattaattactaaaaataagtttttacttaatttaaaattttaattttgttaaatattCATAttaataattcattaattaagATTAAACTTGGGGTATTTAGCCCACATTTAAAAATATGTTGACTAAATTCTAGTGCaagattctattttttctttttactatTTCATAAAACAAGGAGTCTTACTACAACAAATAAGACCATCTGTCACCCCGATTAATCCCCGAAGTCGTCCCTAATGACATCAGGGGTGACATGTCGTCCCTAAAAATTCGCCCATAATGAGTCGACGCTAATATGCATTACTAGCATTATGAATTTAAAtaatttgcagtaaaataaagttatatgggatctttggattaaatattgtaagtatTGTTGACATGacttttcgccaacagtgtattaagaaattagaAAGGAATATTAGtacttaatgataaaccgtaataaaaacaataaagaattcactcaagaacacagaatttTTATGTAGTTCAGTAGTTacaatccacctagtccacgagtcacttttattactgtttttctctctattttggcaaagtttCGGTAATACAGAATATGgtccccttttcctgtccaatattcccagtatttataggggaatttcatgaacaggtttgggtaaccgtgtgagtcaatcacgcatttacataatatttacatttaatacaaatactTCCCATATTTATgtggggatatgatttgataacagaataaattAGAATAAATATGTCCGGCTATCTCGGACAATAAATATTataggctggtcataaataagcAACAAATCCCAGATCCTTGAGGATTCCAGAATACGCATTAAAGTTTAATAACCCCGAGCTGGATATGCCCTCCAAACTCGTGCATCAGTACTTATCTGATCCTCAGCTCGTGCTTGACAATAGTCCTGTTCTTAGTTCATGACAAGATCAGGACGCCTAGCATCATATCTGATTTatatgaatctcgagttgtccaTATGAATAGTAAGAAGATATTCTATGTGGCTATTTTTCCGTGTATTTATCTACCAGCTATACCCGAGTTAAGTGAGTGAACTCGTGCTAAGGTTAGaatacaacatttgccccccaagcttctACTCGTGTATGACATCGTCATTTTCTGACCTACACGGTAGGGGCTTTTTAAACTTCTGCTACATAAAACCATGCCTGTTTTCCACTCAAGTACTAGACACGTGGCTTTCTGTAATTGGCgtctgttcaggtttcgaggactgcaataattgtcttgttaACTTTTTTCCACCATGTGGTCTGCttaaccttggcccttggatctcgaaTTAACACCAATGAATGGTCCAGATCGATTTCCACGGTTTACGTATAGATAGAGTGATCAGTCTAAggccttaccacctttgcattcaaaaatttACCCTTTCCAAGATTCTTTAAACTTCAATCTTCTTCCCCAGAAATCCCAAAACTCCTCTTTGTGTCCCAACATTCAGAAGCTTTTCGTGACCAGAATATGCATCTCCGAAAACGTCGAACACACATTTCCTGTAAGTATTTCGTCCCTTTATTTGAAaagtttctctttttttttagaaatttctgTTCTTAACCATGTTCATAACCTTGTTCATCCACAACACTCGTTGTGGTTACCATTAGACTATTTCCAAATGTTCGTAGGGTTTAGGTCTTGGTTTATTGGGTGAATCCATACATGTCACTGAAATAAGATGCTCATAAAACAGGGGAAATTTGTGGATATATCTGGGTAAATTAGTTTAAAGGATACCCATTTAGGATAAATAAATCaaagggtttttaggtttaaaACCAGATTGCTTAAGGGTTACGCTTTCTTGGGCAGTTTTTCCCTAAACCGCATTCCCAGAGCAAGGCCATATAAACCCTATGATGAAACTGGCCAAGCTTCTACACCAGAGAGGCTTCCACATAACCTTCGTCAACACCCACTTCAACCATAGCCGTATCCTCAAATCTAGAGGCCCTAACTCCCTCGACGACTTGCCTGATTTTCGCTTCGAATCGATCCCGAACGGCGTTTCTCCGGCGGAGAACAAAGCCGATGCCACGCAGGACATCCCCTCTCTCTGTGGAAGCCTTCCAAAGTTCTGCTTGGACCCCTTTCGGAAGCTTATCACCGACCTAAACGACAACCGCTCCGGCGGTGTTCCGCCGGTGAGCTGTATTGTTTCAGATGGCTGTATGTCGTTTACTATCAAGGCTGCCGAAGAATTTGGTATACCTGTCACTCTCTTTTATCCTTTTGGTGCCTGCGGCTTCATGGGATTTCTACAGTACCGGCAACTTCTTGAAAAAGGCATTATTCCATTTAAAGGTAAAAATTATACAACATCTCATTTATTTTTAGTCGCATATCTAATGCAACCAATTATTGGATGGAGTTgaattttcatttcttttttaattattatttattaatttgttgtttttcttTAGTACTACTAGATCTACAgctatttattttagttttaaataGGATATTGTGGGTTTTGTTTGTATGCCTTCAAGATTCAAGTGTGCTCCGATTGGTTAGTATTATAACTACTACCAATGCTGTGTTATACaatatattaaatttttgtgCTGTTGGACTGAATTATTGGCATCTCAGTACTCTTTGTTTTCATGCaactctttattattattattattatacgagTGTTTTGTCGAATTATTTACCTATAACTAGAAacaattgttttttattttttacttggAAAATTGTTATCATGAATACTATTATATACAGGTAGGTGTGAATCATTTTCTTCTAAATAAGTATGGTAACTAAGGTATGAAGTAAATGTATAAATGGTACTCAATATATGAATTTTCTTTTGTCAATAAACTTTCTTATGTGCcctcaaaaaaaattaaataaacttTCTTCTGTACTGTAACTGTTATGTGTAAATATCTTCCATTTGTATTTTTGTGGTACAGGTATGGCAGTGCTCGGCTTGATAATGATATTTCTCCGTGAGTATATATGACATCACCGTTTATACTAATTAAGAGTATTTCTAATAGAGTGACAAATTAGTGACATAATGTGTCAAATAAGTAACATGGTGCTAAAATATAGTTTATATTACAAAAAAACTTGCTTCAATAGTGTGTCAAAAATTTGGTCAAATTTGAaatatactaaatattatgccaaatttgacacagaatataaataatgtatattttgcatcaccataaatattatatttttttatttacttttttgttatttttattattaatattatcttTATATATCAACattaaatgttaattttttttatttttttattttattattatttttaactatagtaataaaatataaataaaaattattacttTTTGTATATTTCAATAAAATATCATACGAGCATTAACCAAAGATTAATTTTTGACAATTGTGTAGTAGAATATAGTGCTAAAAATATTGCCAAatatatcacttttttttttgccTTATATATAGGACAATATTTACATAGATGATAATGACCCCTTATATATATCATGAACAAGTTGCAGCTGCACTTTGTCTTAGATAAAACATTTTGTTCTTGGTTGCCGTGCATAAGTATAGAGAAGATTTTAGTCATGAACGTACTTTAATAGCTGTACAAAAAATTaattcccaatattttttttaggtttttgaatttattattgaCTCCACATTTTAAATAAAAGCGTTAAAGTTTGAAATTCTAAATAAAAATATTCAGTTCAAGATTTTTTCTAATTGGTTAATAGATGATTATCTCGTTAACTTAAATAATAGCATTTAAGCACATTAACTCAAAAAAAAATGCCTACACGTTTAGTTTgttttttattcaattaaaataaaactgttaaagttaacattagtTTATTAAAATCTGTTAAAATTGCCAAAATCTTAAAATAACTCTGTTAATCCAAAAATTTGTGTTCACGCTTATCATgtttttaattcaattaaaataaaatcgtTAAAGTTAACGCTAGTTTACTTAAATCTGTTAAAAAtgatgaaattttaaaataactccgttaaaacaaaaaattatcattatctacacattttttatatagaaaagatatatatatatgtaacgaTCAAGTGTTAACAGTGACATGTGCTTtgtcataaaaattaaaaaatgcgTCACtcataaataattttaattaataactcAATACAATATGCTTCAAacaaaatacatttttatttctCATAGACACATATCAGAAATATCAATAAATATGTGTTATTGCAATCTTGCCCTACTAAACAATTAAAccaaataacaaaaaacaaatatattcacTGTACAATTAAAAAAGTATTACTTTTACGTCACAAAACCGATTTTTCTATGTAAAAAGCAACAAAAACTACTGTTTGCTACACTAAATTATTCATTGTGTTATTTGAGGGATGTCACACCTCAAAGATAACCTAGAGACTAAATAACTCCCTTTTATACTATATACATATAGTTAGCCGTGAGTAGGTATTTGGTAGCTGAAAATAGGTTTTTACTTGGACATAAAACCAAAATAATTGCCTATATGAGTAATGGTACGGTAGTATAGAAATGTTCCCTCGTCTCTTGCTGATGGAGTAAAAAATGAACGATCTAACTCGGAAAATTGATGACCTTGTTGAAAATAATGTTAGGCTTtgacaaatataaatatataaatatttctaGTGGTGATCCCACATTATTTTCTATGCGCCCCGCATATCTGGTAGCAGTAAGCACTCATTCTCATGATTTCTTTCTATTAATTATTAATCCCTTGgtgattattataaaataaagGATTTTTTCACGTGATCATtttacaaatatatttatatttgataaatatttatttgatatatgtattttaaatacattcttatcattttatgtttttaataatttttaccatTTATTTTACCATTTGAAATCATAAATATttagttaaattttatcaatataattaaattatcatcaattatatataattaa
The Humulus lupulus chromosome 6, drHumLupu1.1, whole genome shotgun sequence DNA segment above includes these coding regions:
- the LOC133784907 gene encoding 7-deoxyloganetin glucosyltransferase-like — translated: MKLAKLLHQRGFHITFVNTHFNHSRILKSRGPNSLDDLPDFRFESIPNGVSPAENKADATQDIPSLCGSLPKFCLDPFRKLITDLNDNRSGGVPPVSCIVSDGCMSFTIKAAEEFGIPVTLFYPFGACGFMGFLQYRQLLEKGIIPFKGYCGFCLYAFKIQVCSDWYGSARLDNDISP